Proteins encoded together in one Halothermothrix orenii H 168 window:
- a CDS encoding glycosyltransferase family 4 protein, whose product MKVALFTDTFSPQINGVTKNLDKLINYYEKHGIKYIVFAPKMPEIKDYMENNIIRLASLKFILYPECRVSLPNYFKIKEKLDKFKPDLIKVITPFNLGLCGLRYSKRNNIPLIASYHTNFDKYLSYYNLRFLEKPVWNFLKWFHGQSSLNLCPSKMTKRELEEKGIENIRVWGRGIDTDLFSPEKRSNNVRKRYNFENKLALLYVGRLAPEKNLKLLIKAVKLLNKKYKNKISLILTGEGPMFSELKEIAPENTIFTGYLTGKTLASIYVSSDVFVFPSVTETYGNVILEAMASGLPVVAFDAGGVKENLIDRYNGLACFRNNIDDFVNKIEEVISNESLRETLGQNARQHALNNTWNEVFNELFDYYRSILGKIDNNVIKSA is encoded by the coding sequence TTGAAAGTTGCTTTGTTTACAGATACTTTTTCTCCTCAGATTAATGGAGTTACTAAAAATCTTGATAAATTAATAAATTATTATGAAAAACATGGTATTAAATATATTGTATTTGCTCCTAAAATGCCTGAGATAAAGGATTATATGGAGAACAATATTATAAGGTTAGCAAGTTTAAAGTTTATTTTATACCCTGAGTGCCGTGTATCTTTACCAAACTATTTCAAAATTAAAGAAAAGTTGGATAAATTTAAGCCAGATCTTATTAAAGTAATAACTCCCTTTAATTTGGGACTCTGCGGTTTAAGATATTCAAAAAGAAATAATATACCACTAATTGCCTCCTACCACACTAATTTTGATAAATACCTTTCATATTATAACTTAAGGTTTTTAGAAAAACCGGTCTGGAATTTTTTAAAGTGGTTCCATGGGCAGAGCAGTCTAAATTTGTGCCCCTCAAAAATGACCAAAAGAGAACTGGAGGAAAAAGGAATAGAAAATATTAGGGTATGGGGGCGTGGTATTGATACAGATTTATTTTCACCTGAAAAAAGGAGTAATAATGTGAGAAAAAGATATAATTTTGAAAACAAATTAGCTTTACTATATGTTGGGAGACTGGCTCCCGAAAAGAATCTTAAATTATTAATTAAAGCTGTCAAATTACTCAACAAAAAGTATAAAAATAAAATATCATTAATTTTAACAGGTGAGGGACCTATGTTTAGTGAATTAAAGGAAATTGCACCTGAAAATACTATTTTCACAGGTTATTTAACAGGTAAAACTCTGGCATCAATTTATGTTTCAAGTGATGTTTTTGTTTTTCCATCGGTTACAGAAACGTACGGTAATGTAATCCTGGAAGCAATGGCATCCGGTTTGCCGGTTGTTGCTTTTGATGCCGGTGGGGTTAAGGAAAATCTGATAGATAGGTATAACGGGCTCGCCTGTTTCCGGAATAATATAGATGATTTTGTAAATAAAATAGAAGAAGTAATAAGTAATGAAAGTTTAAGAGAAACACTGGGACAAAATGCCCGTCAACATGCTTTAAATAATACCTGGAATGAAGTTTTTAATGAGTTATTTGATTATTACAGATCTATACTTGGTAAAATAGATAATAATGTTATTAAATCAGCTTAA
- a CDS encoding glutaredoxin family protein: MPELILYYFEECPYCQKVLDYIKKNEVEVTLRNTRKDHEARRELEMIGGKYQVPCLLINGSPLYESDDIIRWFQENNS; the protein is encoded by the coding sequence ATGCCTGAATTGATTCTTTATTATTTTGAAGAATGTCCTTACTGTCAGAAGGTGCTGGACTATATTAAAAAAAATGAAGTAGAAGTGACCTTGAGAAATACAAGAAAGGACCATGAGGCAAGGAGAGAACTGGAAATGATAGGGGGTAAGTATCAGGTTCCCTGTTTATTAATTAACGGTTCCCCCCTTTATGAGTCAGATGACATTATCAGGTGGTTTCAGGAGAATAATAGTTAA
- the hflX gene encoding GTPase HflX → MVGQDEISLEELKRLADTAGVKVLKKLMQRRFVINPAFYIGKGKLKELKHLVFENGANLVIFDNELTPAQFRNLENFLETRVVDRTQLILDIFAQHAHTRESKLQVELAQLQYLLPRLTGKGEELSRLGGGIGTRGPGETKLEIDRRRIEKRIYKLKQELKNVKKNRQIQRKSRKDPVVALVGYTNAGKSTLLNTLTNANTEVADKLFATLDSTLRRLTLPFGKQIIISDTVGFIKKLPHQLVASFQATLEEIKEADILLHVVDSSEPELENHIKVVNAVLKELGVFHKEKIMVLNKIDRLEKGQLLDLGIKYPRAVPVSALSGKCIDNLMGKICEIMLNEMTTVHLKIPYHEAGWINTIHHQGLVLKEKYVNDSIIIKATIPTELANRLKKYTY, encoded by the coding sequence GTGGTTGGTCAGGATGAAATAAGCCTTGAAGAACTAAAGCGACTGGCTGATACTGCTGGAGTAAAAGTATTAAAAAAATTAATGCAGCGTCGTTTTGTTATAAATCCTGCCTTTTATATAGGCAAGGGCAAACTGAAAGAACTAAAACATTTAGTATTTGAAAATGGTGCAAATCTTGTAATATTTGACAATGAACTAACTCCAGCCCAGTTCAGGAATCTCGAAAATTTCCTGGAAACCAGAGTTGTTGATAGAACTCAGTTAATTTTGGATATTTTTGCTCAACATGCCCATACCAGAGAAAGTAAACTCCAGGTTGAACTCGCCCAGCTTCAATACCTTCTACCGAGACTAACTGGAAAAGGAGAAGAACTATCGAGACTCGGGGGTGGTATTGGTACCAGGGGCCCCGGGGAAACAAAGTTAGAAATAGACAGACGTCGTATTGAAAAAAGAATATATAAACTCAAACAGGAATTAAAGAATGTAAAAAAGAATCGTCAAATCCAGAGAAAATCAAGAAAAGACCCTGTTGTAGCCCTGGTCGGTTATACAAATGCTGGTAAATCTACCCTGTTAAATACACTAACCAATGCAAATACTGAAGTGGCTGACAAACTATTTGCAACCCTTGATTCTACATTAAGAAGGTTAACCCTCCCCTTCGGTAAACAGATTATTATTAGTGATACAGTTGGTTTTATAAAAAAATTACCTCACCAACTGGTAGCTTCATTTCAGGCAACCCTGGAAGAAATCAAAGAAGCTGATATCTTACTTCATGTAGTCGACAGTAGTGAACCCGAACTTGAAAACCATATTAAGGTTGTCAATGCTGTCTTAAAGGAACTTGGGGTCTTTCATAAAGAAAAAATAATGGTCCTTAACAAGATTGATCGACTAGAAAAAGGTCAATTACTTGACCTTGGTATAAAATATCCACGTGCTGTGCCTGTATCCGCTCTATCGGGTAAATGTATAGATAATCTTATGGGAAAAATATGTGAAATTATGTTAAATGAAATGACAACAGTTCATTTAAAAATTCCTTACCACGAAGCTGGATGGATTAATACAATACATCACCAGGGGTTAGTACTGAAAGAAAAATACGTTAATGACTCTATTATTATAAAGGCAACAATTCCCACAGAACTGGCAAACCGGTTAAAAAAATATACCTATTAA
- a CDS encoding Gfo/Idh/MocA family protein — protein sequence MKKLRMGIIGAGMAFERLHYPAYRKLTDKFEIVAIADKNTDRLKQWKEKLGLNERDIYRDFRDMITRPDLDAFDIMVPIEINYETTEAVAEAGKPIICEKPLGATREQIEAARNLVDRYEIPIMIAENFRYNEENNIIRDLIRTKEIGEVHYFIQNRVINFPEDMLKNKFAATEWRQHPEYPGGTFMDTAIHDIAALRHIFGAIDRVQAIARKEKRDFFPYSVIQANMIFKNGVTGNFTFFTAGKEMQRPLIGLRIFGSKGMIYLEERNCGTINIAYNDGNSKQIPYKPEQGFYNELLNFYKAVTGQEPLSVTPEMEFGDALTIFSILESIKTEKVTGVDEIKEYEPIY from the coding sequence ATGAAAAAATTAAGGATGGGAATCATCGGAGCAGGAATGGCCTTTGAACGCCTTCATTATCCTGCCTACCGGAAACTGACTGATAAATTTGAAATAGTGGCCATAGCTGATAAGAATACTGACAGATTAAAACAATGGAAAGAAAAACTGGGTTTAAATGAAAGGGATATTTACAGGGATTTTAGAGATATGATCACACGACCTGACCTTGACGCTTTTGATATCATGGTACCAATTGAAATCAACTATGAAACCACTGAGGCAGTAGCAGAAGCCGGAAAGCCAATTATCTGTGAAAAACCACTGGGAGCAACCAGAGAACAGATTGAGGCTGCCCGGAACCTGGTTGACAGGTATGAAATACCCATTATGATTGCTGAAAATTTCAGGTATAATGAGGAAAACAATATAATCAGGGATCTAATAAGAACAAAAGAAATTGGTGAAGTCCATTATTTTATCCAAAACCGGGTAATTAATTTTCCTGAGGATATGTTAAAAAATAAATTTGCAGCAACCGAGTGGAGGCAACATCCCGAATACCCGGGCGGAACATTTATGGATACAGCCATACATGATATTGCAGCCCTACGACATATATTTGGAGCCATTGACCGGGTTCAGGCTATTGCCAGAAAGGAAAAAAGGGATTTTTTCCCCTATTCAGTCATTCAGGCCAATATGATATTTAAAAATGGTGTCACCGGTAATTTTACCTTTTTCACAGCAGGAAAGGAAATGCAGAGACCACTAATTGGCCTCAGAATATTCGGGAGTAAGGGTATGATTTACCTTGAAGAACGTAACTGTGGCACCATAAATATAGCCTATAATGATGGAAATAGTAAACAGATACCCTATAAACCGGAACAGGGTTTTTATAATGAACTTTTAAATTTTTATAAAGCAGTCACCGGCCAGGAACCCCTCTCAGTAACACCAGAAATGGAATTCGGTGATGCTCTGACCATCTTTTCTATTCTGGAATCTATCAAAACAGAAAAGGTCACCGGTGTTGACGAAATTAAAGAATATGAACCTATCTATTAA
- a CDS encoding ArsR/SmtB family transcription factor codes for MKINTSNIILHTNSSYELLISLIRLAKNDELQKLIREFNLNSKKEIHDWVKNTLNSFNDNEKELLNYYFGTECLFSLGLIEYINSIEFRENDLNIDRFINGLKSLELNHFLYYLLKSNYVGQKPLSPGFINNWINNGNLFEIIDSNFNLDDKGKWMVYKTISRASTTKKEFVDFLFNYYHKHFKSREEVVLKTINNYINEHIEELINSVNQGMKYIFTEKSNLLNTDREIKVIVSYFGEYIDIIFPSSQLIIVGYKFPEYASKVMRGKKNLEEQAHVFKALGDKTRLLMLQHLSQGPSYMTELGEKLNISNPTVNYHLKKFINSGLIRIDKEGNRIYYKLCKDRIKQVIDILKETLGL; via the coding sequence TTGAAGATAAATACATCCAACATTATACTTCATACTAATTCAAGTTACGAATTACTGATAAGCTTAATCAGATTGGCCAAAAATGATGAATTACAAAAACTAATCCGGGAATTTAATTTAAATAGTAAAAAAGAAATACATGACTGGGTTAAAAACACCCTTAATTCATTTAATGATAACGAAAAGGAGTTATTAAATTATTACTTTGGAACTGAATGTTTATTTTCCCTGGGGTTAATTGAATATATAAATTCAATTGAGTTCAGGGAAAACGATCTTAATATAGATAGATTTATAAATGGTTTAAAAAGTCTGGAGTTAAACCACTTTTTATACTATTTACTGAAATCAAATTATGTCGGTCAAAAACCATTATCCCCCGGGTTTATAAATAACTGGATAAATAATGGAAATCTATTTGAAATCATTGATAGTAATTTCAACCTTGATGATAAAGGGAAGTGGATGGTGTATAAAACAATCAGCAGGGCCAGTACAACAAAGAAAGAATTCGTAGATTTTCTTTTTAATTATTATCATAAACATTTTAAGAGTAGAGAAGAAGTGGTTTTAAAAACAATAAATAATTATATTAACGAACATATAGAGGAACTGATAAATTCAGTAAATCAGGGCATGAAATATATATTCACAGAAAAGAGCAATCTTTTAAATACAGACCGGGAAATTAAAGTTATCGTTTCTTATTTTGGAGAGTATATTGATATTATTTTTCCATCTTCTCAACTAATAATTGTTGGCTATAAATTTCCCGAATATGCATCTAAAGTTATGAGAGGTAAAAAGAACCTTGAGGAACAGGCCCATGTCTTTAAAGCCCTTGGTGATAAAACCCGGTTGCTTATGCTGCAGCATCTCAGCCAGGGACCGAGTTATATGACTGAACTGGGTGAAAAGCTCAATATTAGTAATCCAACTGTAAATTATCACTTAAAAAAATTTATAAATTCAGGATTAATCAGGATAGATAAAGAAGGTAACAGAATTTATTATAAATTATGTAAGGATAGAATAAAACAGGTAATTGATATACTGAAAGAAACCCTGGGATTGTAA
- a CDS encoding nitroreductase family protein — MDIYEAIKKRRSIRKYISKPVEEEKLKRVLEAGRLAPSGKNVQAWKFIITRDVGLKDKLIEACKGQKFMKEADAIITVCVNEEEVYQYHGNYMTSFAVDGAIALQQMMLAATAEGLGTCWIGAFYEKDVKKILDIPAPYRVIGLTPLGYPAERGRDRGRKPLKEIVYNEKWGNSYN; from the coding sequence ATGGATATATATGAGGCAATTAAAAAGAGAAGGAGTATTCGTAAATACATATCAAAGCCTGTTGAAGAGGAAAAACTGAAAAGGGTGCTGGAAGCAGGGCGGCTGGCTCCCTCAGGCAAAAATGTTCAGGCCTGGAAGTTTATTATTACCCGTGATGTTGGGTTAAAAGATAAGCTCATAGAAGCCTGTAAAGGTCAAAAATTCATGAAAGAAGCTGATGCTATTATTACAGTATGTGTTAATGAGGAGGAAGTTTATCAATATCATGGTAATTATATGACGTCCTTTGCTGTAGACGGAGCCATTGCCTTACAACAGATGATGTTGGCTGCTACTGCTGAAGGTCTTGGTACCTGCTGGATAGGAGCCTTTTATGAAAAAGATGTAAAAAAGATTCTTGATATACCAGCTCCATACCGGGTTATTGGATTAACTCCCCTGGGATACCCTGCTGAACGGGGAAGGGACAGGGGAAGAAAACCCTTAAAAGAAATTGTGTATAATGAAAAGTGGGGAAATAGTTACAATTAG
- a CDS encoding phosphatase PAP2 family protein, whose amino-acid sequence MSYITHLGGAVVSITLCLILVAINPAGNKLVGWESLLVLSSSHVIVHVLKRVSNRPRPYRVIEEITNYIIPVEGYSFPSGHSTAAFSLALVLSFHFPAFSLLFTTLATIVSVSRIYLGVHYPSDVFFGILIAIVFSFGTHHFIIL is encoded by the coding sequence ATGTCTTATATTACCCACCTCGGCGGGGCGGTAGTTTCTATAACTCTGTGCTTAATTTTAGTAGCTATAAACCCTGCAGGTAATAAATTAGTTGGCTGGGAAAGCCTACTCGTATTATCTTCAAGTCATGTTATTGTTCATGTGTTAAAGAGGGTGTCAAACCGACCACGCCCTTACAGGGTTATTGAAGAAATAACCAATTATATTATTCCAGTGGAAGGGTATTCATTCCCCTCAGGCCACTCAACTGCTGCTTTTTCTCTGGCTTTGGTATTATCATTTCATTTCCCAGCATTTAGTCTATTATTTACTACTCTGGCCACAATTGTAAGTGTATCAAGAATTTATCTGGGAGTTCACTATCCGTCTGATGTTTTTTTTGGTATATTAATTGCAATAGTATTTTCCTTTGGAACTCACCATTTCATTATTTTATAA
- a CDS encoding PqqD family protein, translated as MPRKKNLLEMKPRRRENIDWQEDEDGNLTLIIKRNGWIDRIFQKVFKTPKQTTLELDKVGSFVWLECDGNQDLNQIAKKLKKQYPEEAAPVYDRLVTFIGILKNNGLITLK; from the coding sequence GTGCCTAGGAAAAAAAATCTATTAGAGATGAAACCCAGAAGAAGAGAAAATATTGATTGGCAGGAAGATGAGGACGGAAATTTAACACTTATAATTAAACGTAATGGTTGGATAGACAGGATCTTTCAAAAAGTTTTTAAAACACCAAAACAGACAACCCTTGAACTCGACAAGGTAGGAAGTTTTGTCTGGCTGGAGTGTGATGGTAATCAGGATTTAAACCAGATAGCTAAAAAATTAAAAAAACAATATCCTGAAGAAGCAGCCCCAGTTTATGATAGGCTGGTCACTTTTATAGGTATATTAAAGAATAATGGATTAATAACTCTGAAATAA
- a CDS encoding DUF5362 family protein yields MRREQLQELSKWTGFVGIVTIIFGVIATIFGLFQFVIGAIPGIVTIVVGVKLRNAKKAADRMLRPGGEENPEADTYDLFENLNSYFKIQGILLIIYLVLLGISIIAGIALMGTVFSSF; encoded by the coding sequence GTGAGAAGAGAACAGTTACAGGAACTAAGTAAATGGACAGGATTTGTAGGAATTGTCACTATTATATTCGGTGTAATAGCTACTATTTTTGGTCTTTTTCAGTTTGTAATAGGTGCTATTCCCGGAATTGTTACTATTGTTGTTGGGGTTAAGCTAAGGAATGCCAAAAAGGCTGCAGACAGAATGTTAAGGCCTGGAGGAGAGGAGAACCCTGAGGCTGACACTTATGACCTTTTTGAAAACCTTAATTCTTATTTTAAAATCCAGGGTATTTTGTTAATAATCTATTTAGTTTTATTAGGAATTTCTATTATTGCAGGAATTGCCCTTATGGGTACAGTATTTAGTAGTTTTTAA
- a CDS encoding MFS transporter yields MSSKEKSIFRNTNFLLLFTGGLVSRIGNAVHYVGLTWFVLELTGSGAATGIILFLSTIPGVIVSPFGGVVADRVSRKLLIVGMDLIRGIAVIFLSWAIYTDVVTFIHLAVITVILAVCGSFFNPAVSATIPNIVLDRNLQKANSIEHFSQNFSQVIGFALGGILIAIFGVAGVFLLNGISFIISAISELFINIPPVEKTLIKHKTSFFSDFKFGVKYLFKHKTILSLFNTALFLNFITSGIMAVGIPYVFKEVIAVGSKLFGFAQAVTPAGAFIGAIVMNFLPEIKKYYKVFIINITILALLLLGFSFTIMPSVFKAYGVNNVYLTLLVILATLGIINAIINIPIMVLLQRIIPDEIRGRIFGLIMSLSQGLVPISMAITGYLFDLIAAYLLFAYTGGFTLVVAFVMTRVKALRNLNKKAEDNIMTDDVDYSM; encoded by the coding sequence ATGTCCTCTAAAGAGAAGAGTATTTTTAGAAACACCAATTTCTTGTTATTATTTACTGGCGGGCTTGTTTCTCGAATCGGTAATGCGGTTCACTATGTGGGGTTAACCTGGTTTGTTCTGGAACTGACCGGAAGTGGAGCTGCAACAGGAATTATTTTATTTCTGTCTACCATACCCGGGGTAATTGTCAGTCCTTTTGGTGGAGTAGTAGCTGACAGAGTCAGCAGGAAACTCCTTATTGTCGGGATGGATTTAATCAGGGGTATAGCTGTAATATTTTTAAGCTGGGCTATATATACAGATGTTGTAACTTTTATTCACCTTGCTGTTATTACTGTTATTCTGGCTGTTTGTGGTTCTTTTTTCAACCCGGCAGTTTCGGCAACTATTCCCAATATTGTCCTTGATAGAAATTTACAGAAAGCCAACTCCATTGAACATTTTAGTCAAAACTTTTCACAGGTAATCGGCTTTGCTCTTGGGGGAATATTGATTGCCATCTTCGGGGTCGCTGGTGTCTTTCTCCTTAATGGAATATCTTTTATTATCTCAGCAATATCTGAGCTTTTTATAAATATCCCACCTGTAGAAAAAACATTAATAAAACATAAGACATCTTTTTTCTCTGACTTTAAGTTTGGAGTAAAATATTTATTCAAACATAAAACAATTTTGTCACTATTTAACACTGCATTATTTTTAAATTTTATTACATCTGGAATTATGGCAGTTGGAATACCGTATGTTTTTAAGGAAGTTATTGCTGTAGGAAGCAAATTATTTGGTTTTGCTCAGGCTGTAACTCCAGCCGGGGCTTTTATTGGTGCAATAGTAATGAATTTTTTACCCGAAATTAAAAAGTACTATAAAGTTTTTATTATAAATATAACAATACTGGCTCTTTTATTACTGGGATTTAGCTTTACTATAATGCCTTCAGTATTCAAAGCTTATGGGGTTAATAATGTTTATCTGACATTATTGGTTATCCTGGCAACGCTGGGTATTATTAATGCCATTATAAATATACCGATAATGGTCTTACTACAACGAATAATTCCTGATGAGATCCGGGGAAGAATATTTGGTTTGATTATGTCATTGAGCCAGGGTCTGGTGCCTATCTCCATGGCAATTACAGGTTATCTCTTTGACTTAATAGCTGCCTATTTACTATTTGCATATACAGGTGGTTTTACTTTAGTTGTTGCCTTTGTTATGACCAGAGTAAAAGCCCTTAGAAATTTAAATAAAAAAGCAGAAGATAATATAATGACAGATGATGTTGACTATTCTATGTAA
- a CDS encoding tetratricopeptide repeat protein, with amino-acid sequence MKFVFEVIINGLVILYLYRPVVKKYFGISQKYRIIRIVVSICLISIPLFISVLPSLIDQFTYFYYMGQLGEISEIYLQGDLDRALTEANKFVKKYPENDLAWTIRGNILLDKGMVNEAEKSFKKALIINPENFRAKSTLGLVYKMRGDLDKALSQYKKAIEIKPNYGQAYTNIAVVKLMQGLYEESLHYAKLGYKYDKSDPVIVANLSFCYHAVGDYKNRDRYLKMAEEMGYKNVEVLKSVYTEESN; translated from the coding sequence ATGAAATTTGTTTTTGAAGTAATTATTAATGGATTAGTTATTTTATATTTATATAGGCCTGTTGTTAAAAAATATTTTGGTATAAGTCAGAAATACCGTATTATAAGGATTGTAGTAAGTATCTGTCTTATTTCAATTCCTTTATTTATCTCAGTTTTACCATCATTGATTGATCAGTTTACATATTTTTATTATATGGGCCAGTTGGGTGAAATCAGTGAAATTTATTTACAGGGAGATCTGGATAGGGCCCTGACAGAAGCAAATAAGTTTGTAAAAAAATACCCGGAAAATGACCTGGCCTGGACTATAAGAGGAAATATACTTTTAGATAAAGGCATGGTTAATGAAGCTGAAAAAAGCTTCAAAAAGGCCCTTATAATTAATCCCGAAAACTTCAGGGCAAAAAGCACTTTAGGACTGGTTTATAAAATGAGAGGAGACCTTGACAAAGCCCTTAGCCAGTACAAAAAAGCCATTGAAATCAAACCAAATTATGGTCAGGCCTATACCAATATTGCTGTTGTTAAACTTATGCAGGGTCTTTATGAAGAGTCTTTACATTATGCAAAACTAGGTTATAAATATGATAAAAGTGACCCTGTTATTGTAGCTAACCTGTCATTTTGCTATCATGCTGTGGGGGACTATAAAAACCGGGATAGATATTTAAAAATGGCAGAAGAGATGGGGTATAAAAATGTTGAGGTCTTAAAAAGTGTTTATACTGAAGAAAGTAATTAA
- a CDS encoding OPT family oligopeptide transporter, which translates to MEEKKKGLHPSAYEVIPGEEYQPYVAAEKVMPEFTLTSVIVGILMAVIFGAANAYLGLKVGMTVSASVPAAVISMAIIRGIMKRDSILENNMVQTVASAGESLAAGVIFTIPALIIWGIQPSIFRMFIIALIGGLIGVLFMIPLRRHLIVGEHGKLPYPEGTACAEVLVAGETGGSGAKTVFTGLGIGALYKFIADGFKLWPTSIETTLPGLRGAAIGMDVLPALLGVGFIIGPRIAALMLAGGIMGWLVFIPLIATLGHNLPEPFYPAPAPIAELGYWGIWDYYIRYIGAGAVALGGIVSLLKAIPTIWSSFKDALSGFAEGIGDINKRTFDDLSIKWVIAILVILFLLIAFTPQIPVGGLGALFVLLFGFFFVTVSSRIVGIVGSSSNPASGMTIATLLFTTVLFKAFGWTGETGMIAALSVGALVCIAIAVAGDTSQDLKTGFLVGATPKKQQTGEIIGVLASALVIGFTLILLHEAYTIGSKELAAPQATLMSLVVKGIMEGTLPWALVLTGVFTALIVELFGIGSLPFAVGLYLPIHLSTPIIIGGIIRGLLKKFTSNDEDLKEKREKGILFASGLIAGDALLGVILAIVAFFGGSLALSDSPVLGSSWALIFFGLLVLSLIKYSWLAKKE; encoded by the coding sequence ATGGAAGAAAAGAAAAAGGGACTCCATCCCAGTGCTTATGAAGTTATACCCGGGGAAGAATATCAACCATATGTTGCTGCGGAAAAAGTAATGCCAGAATTTACACTGACGTCAGTAATAGTAGGTATTTTAATGGCTGTTATTTTCGGTGCTGCAAATGCTTACTTGGGTCTTAAAGTAGGTATGACTGTCAGTGCATCTGTCCCGGCAGCTGTTATTTCCATGGCAATTATACGCGGTATTATGAAACGAGATTCTATTTTAGAAAATAACATGGTACAAACTGTAGCTTCAGCCGGTGAATCCCTGGCAGCCGGTGTCATATTTACAATTCCAGCTTTAATAATCTGGGGTATTCAACCGAGTATTTTCAGAATGTTTATTATCGCCTTGATTGGTGGTTTAATCGGGGTTTTATTTATGATTCCACTCCGCCGCCATTTAATTGTCGGTGAACACGGTAAACTTCCATATCCTGAAGGTACTGCCTGTGCAGAAGTTCTGGTAGCTGGTGAAACAGGTGGTAGTGGTGCTAAAACAGTATTTACAGGCCTCGGTATCGGTGCCCTTTATAAATTTATTGCCGACGGCTTTAAATTATGGCCAACCTCTATTGAAACTACTCTACCCGGTTTAAGGGGAGCAGCTATCGGTATGGATGTTCTACCGGCCTTACTGGGTGTTGGTTTTATTATTGGGCCCAGAATTGCAGCATTAATGCTGGCCGGTGGTATTATGGGATGGCTGGTCTTTATCCCTCTAATTGCAACTTTAGGTCACAACTTACCTGAACCCTTCTACCCTGCCCCTGCTCCCATAGCTGAACTGGGTTACTGGGGTATCTGGGACTATTATATCAGGTATATAGGGGCCGGCGCTGTAGCCCTGGGTGGAATAGTTAGTCTATTAAAGGCTATTCCCACCATCTGGAGTTCATTTAAAGATGCTCTGTCAGGGTTTGCAGAAGGCATTGGTGATATTAACAAAAGGACCTTTGATGACCTTTCAATTAAATGGGTAATTGCCATATTAGTAATACTATTCCTCTTAATTGCCTTTACACCACAAATTCCTGTAGGTGGACTCGGTGCCCTTTTTGTTCTTTTATTCGGCTTCTTCTTCGTAACCGTATCTTCAAGAATTGTAGGTATTGTTGGTAGTTCATCCAACCCTGCTTCAGGAATGACCATAGCTACTCTCTTATTTACTACAGTACTCTTTAAGGCTTTTGGCTGGACAGGAGAAACTGGTATGATTGCTGCCTTAAGTGTTGGGGCCCTGGTATGTATTGCTATTGCTGTTGCCGGTGATACCTCCCAGGACTTAAAGACCGGTTTTCTGGTTGGGGCTACCCCTAAAAAACAGCAGACTGGTGAAATAATTGGTGTACTTGCTTCTGCCCTTGTAATTGGATTTACCCTGATCTTGTTACATGAAGCCTATACCATAGGTTCTAAAGAACTGGCTGCACCACAGGCAACTTTGATGTCTTTAGTTGTTAAAGGTATTATGGAAGGTACTCTACCCTGGGCTCTTGTCTTAACAGGTGTCTTTACAGCCTTAATTGTTGAGCTCTTTGGTATAGGGTCTCTTCCCTTTGCAGTCGGGCTATATCTTCCGATTCATCTCAGTACTCCAATTATTATTGGTGGAATTATCAGGGGGCTCCTTAAGAAATTCACCAGTAATGATGAAGACTTGAAGGAAAAACGTGAAAAAGGAATTCTATTTGCTTCAGGGTTAATTGCTGGAGATGCCCTGCTGGGTGTTATCCTTGCTATAGTTGCCTTCTTCGGGGGTTCTCTGGCCTTATCAGATTCTCCGGTGCTTGGAAGTAGCTGGGCCCTGATCTTCTTTGGCCTTCTGGTCTTAAGCCTTATTAAGTATTCCTGGTTGGCCAAAAAAGAATAA
- a CDS encoding cupin domain-containing protein, with protein sequence MARIKVERPSQEKLRKLGVESWPIWEKDVSEFDWYYDEKEVCYLLQGEVEVKTNEETVKFGAGDLVTFPEGLECSWKITKPVKKHYKLGQ encoded by the coding sequence ATGGCGAGGATTAAAGTTGAAAGACCATCCCAGGAAAAACTTAGAAAATTAGGAGTGGAATCCTGGCCTATCTGGGAAAAGGATGTTTCAGAGTTTGACTGGTACTATGATGAAAAAGAAGTGTGTTATCTTTTACAGGGTGAAGTTGAGGTAAAAACCAATGAAGAAACAGTTAAATTTGGTGCCGGTGATCTTGTAACCTTCCCTGAAGGGCTGGAGTGTAGCTGGAAGATAACTAAACCTGTTAAAAAACATTATAAACTTGGCCAGTAA